The Fusobacterium necrophorum subsp. necrophorum genome includes the window CAATACTTTTTTCAGCATCCAACACAATATCTCTCCCATCATAATTTTCAATCATTCTCGGATTGACATGCTTCCCATTGTAATTCGGTGCCGTATCCATATGAGCTATCCACCCGACACTGGCTACTCCTTCTTGAGTTGCCGGTAAGGTTGCCATAACATATCCGTTTTTATCCAAAGTAATATCTTCTAAGCCGATTTCTTTTAAATCTTCTACAAGTATTTTGGCTAAATCCCATTGTCTTTCGGTGCTGGGACAAGTTTCCGAAGCCTCATCAGAAGTCGTATGAATTTTTACATACTTTAAAAATCGATTTACTAATTCTTCTCTCATTTTAGTGTTTCCTCCCTTTCTTTCTCCGACTTTAAATATTCTAAATGTTTTAATTCTCTCTTAATCAAAATAAAGGTTACGATGGTGGCAATAAAATCAGATAGAGGAGAAGCGTACCAAACTCCGTTCAAACCCCAAATGGAGGATAAGAAAAATAAACAAGGAATCAATACCAAAATTTGTCTGGACATACTAATAAGAAAACTTAATTTTGGCTTTCCAACTGCCTGAAAATAAATGGAAGAAACAATTTGAAATCCTACAATAGGAAAAACAAGTACCTGCCTTCTCAAACCATATTCGGCAAGTTGTAATAAAGATTCCTCTTTGGTAAATAGAACAATCCAGTATTGGGAAAATAACTCTATCGATAAAAAGCCGACAATACAAATAACACTGGCAGCTCCTATTCCTTTGAACAAAGCCTCTTTTACCCTATCATATCTCCTCGCTCCATAGTTATAGCCTAAAATTGGCTGTACTCCTTGATTGATTCCAAAAATGGGCATCAGTAACAAAGACATAATGGATTGAATAATTGCCATAGCTCCTATGGACAAATCTCCGCCATATTGCCGTAAAATGACATTCATAATATAGTTGATAGCACTCACTCCAACCTGTACTCCAAAAGAAGAACTTCCCAAAGCTATCACTTTCTTGCTTAGGTCACAATGTAAACGAATATTTTTCTTTTTCAGTTTCATCACACTCTTAGACGATGTAAAGTAGTAAATAGTCCAAAGAAAAGAAACTATTTGAGAAAGAACGGTCGCTAATGCCGCCCCTCTTACCCCCATATGTAAAGTAAAAATGAAAATAGGGTCCAGAATAACATTGACAAAGGTTCCAATCAATAAAGTTAACATTGCCATTTTCGGATTTCCATCGGAACGAATGGCTGAATTTAAAATATAACTCAAGGTCGTGGGAAGAAATCCTATTGCAACAATCTCCAAATATTGTTTTGCATAGGGGTAACTTAAATCACTTCCTCCTACGAAATAAATCACTTTTTTCATAACCAGAAAAATCAAAATCATAAAAACAAGGGAAAAAATACTTCCTAATACTAAGGAATTTCCCAAAAATTGCTCCGCTCTATCCCTTTCCTTTTTTCCCAAATGTAAGGAAATATTTGCAGAAGACCCTAAGCCTACCAGCAGAGCAAAGGCAAAAGAAAGTAACATGACAGGGAAAATAACGCCTACCCCTGTAATTGCCAAATGTCCAACCTTTTCAATATGACCGATATAAATTCTATCTACCACATTGTATAAAGCATTGACAATCATTCCCACAACTGCCGGTAATGAAAATTTCCACAGCAGCTTTCCGATGCTCTCCTGTTCCAAAAAATTATGAGATAAACTCATACAACCTCCCTTTCTTACTCTATTCCTTTCTGTAAAAGTGTTTCTTTTACTTCTGCAACAATCGATTCCGGCAATAGGAGAACGATATTATCTCCTGATCGCATAATGCTATCCCCTTTCGGAATCTTCTCTGTTTCATTTCTTCTCAAGGCGACAACGAGAACTTCTTCTCCCCATTCTACCTCGGAAATCTTTTTTCCATCCAAGTAAGATTCTGCCGCAACCGGAACAACAATTAAAGTTTTTCCCATGCTCTCTACTTCATGTGTCTCTTCAAAATCATCTTTTGGCATTCTTTCATATAAAATATCATACACAGGTGACAGTTTCAATAGGGCAGTCACATAAAAAGCTACCACAGAAACGGTAACCAAAGCCAACAAATGATCAAAACTACCTGTCATTTCTAAAATGAGAACCGCTCCTGTAATAGGTGCCCTTACTACGGATACAAAATATCCCACCATTCCCAACACCATAAAGTGCACAATAATATTCGGATCGAATGGAAAAAAATGCAATAACAACAAAGCGAAAATTTTTCCTAAAATCGCTCCTAAAACCAGCATAGGTAGAAAAATTCCTCCCGCAAATCCGGTAGCATAGGAAAGCGAAGTAAATAACAATTTTATCAAGAAAACAAAGAACAGGAAAAGAATTCCTTGCTGTAATTGCGGTAAGGATTCTACCAATTCATGTCCCCCTCCCGTTACTTCCGGAAGAACCAAACATAGAAGAAAGGAGGTACTCATCACAAAAACAACCTTCATCCATCTGGAAATTCGAATGCCTTGAAAAATATTCTGTGTTTTTACTAAAGTCGTCGTAAACAATTTTCCAAAAAAGGCAATGAGAATTCCAAATAAAATATACAAAGCAAATTGTAAATAAGGATTGATGTCTCTAGGATAGGATACCAGCATAGAAAAAGCCGTATCAATTCCAAAAAAACGTCTTCCGATGAAATCGGAGGCGATGCTTGCTACAAAAATACAAATAATTAACTTCGCCGTTAAAAATTTATGTAACTCTTCCAGGCTGAACATGACTCCCGCCAAAGGAGCTCCGAAAGCTCCGGCAAGTCCTGCACTCGCTCCACTGGTAATTAAATAATTTTCATCCACTCGGTTGCAACGAAAGCCTTTAGCAATTCCACTGGCTACATAGGAGCCTAACTGCACGGAAGGACCCTCTCTTCCCAAAGAAAGTCCTGCTCCTATTCCGAAAAGTCCTCCCACAAATTTTGCCGCCAATTGTGCAAACCAATGCTTATAATGAACTGTTCCCAAAATAATTCCTTTTACTTGGGGAATTCCGGAGCCTGAAGTTCTCGGATATTTTCGATACAGAAAATCAATGAAAAATCCTATCACTAAAAATCCGATCCACAATTTAATCAAAAAAGGATAATTGGTTAGCGTACTGGGAGAGACAAACGTTTCTCGTAATACATTAAAAATATGCAGGGCATAGCGATAGAAAGAGACAATGATCCCGGTAATCAATCCTACCATTAAACATAAAAAATATAATTTTCCGTTGCTATTCTGAATATGATTTAGATTTTCCTCCACATTCAACACTTGTTTAGACATCAATATCACCCACAAATACAAAATTCGCCTTTCCATAAATCATTACAACATCATCTTTCACTTCCACAAACACATCTCCACCCTCTGTATAAAAATGCGCTTCTCCTGATATTTTTTGTAAATGCTGCAAAATAACTCCACAAGAAGAGCAACCGGTGGAACAGCCTAAGGTCCTCCCTGCTCCTCTTTCCCAAGTTTTTATTTGAACTTCCTTCGCATTTAATAGCTTCACAAAATTTACATTAGTCTTTTTGGGAAATAAGGGATGTTTTTCCAGTCGGGACCCCCAGTAGTTCAACTCCTCATCCTTCATAAAATCCTCTACCAAAATGGCTATATGAGGAACTCCGACTGTTACACGATAAAAAACAAATTCTCTGCCTTCTATTTCCACTCTTTCCTCTTGGAATTCTTTTTCCCATTCCGCTTTTCCCATCTTCACTTGAACAGAGGAGACCTGATTTTTTTCATCAATGGTCAACACAATTTCCTTTACTCCATTGTCCGTTTCTATCGTCATAGTTGTCTTTCCAACTATCTCATTTTCATACATATAACGAGAGAGACAACGAATTCCATTTCCACACATTTCTCCTCGACTTCCGTCAGAATTATAATAATTCATTTTCATGTCTGCAATGGAACTGGATTCACAAAAAAGAATTCCATCGGCTCCTATTCCAAAATGTCTATCACAAAGTTTTTTAGCAAGTTTATTTATCTCCCTTATTTTCCGATTTCTTCCATCGAAAATGACAAAATCATTTCCGGCTGCTTCCATTTTCCAAAACTTCATTTTTTTACTCCTCAAAAATATTTTATCTATCATAACATTATATACAACTTTTGACGAAAAATCAATGTGTAATTCCTCACTTTCCTCTTTGAAAAAATGTTTACTGTTTTAATAAAAAATGCTATAATAAAGAAAATTTAAGGAGGAAATGAAAATGGAACGATTAAGCTCGGAAGAAATAGAAAAATACATAAACGAAATCAAAGAGAAAGGTCTTTATGAAAAATATCAGGCAATGATTTTGGATGATTTTGAGGAACACCATGTTGTTTATCTTTTAGAAGAAAATGAAATCATCGCTCTTGCCTATAAAAATCAGGTAACTCCTTACTCCATGAAAGAATATTACAATTGGTATGAAATGAATTTACTGATAGAAGAAGACGAGTACGGATTATAATATGGGAATTGAAAATATCTCTTGATATCTGCATACACTTTACTAAGGTTATCAAAATAAAAAAGAATTAAAAAATTTTTAAAAAAAATTATTGACAATATAACTATTGTATGCTATTATTAAGTCAATCATATAACGTTTCCTTAAATTTTAGTTTTAATTTCTACGAAAAGAAAAGAGCCAAACAATTAAGTTTAGGCTCTTTTCTTTTATTCCTGCCATTTTAAATACTGCTTTTTCTATCTCTGAAACCCCTGAAAAATCGTTGAAAATTTCTCCTACTGATAACAAATTGTTAACAAAAATTAAAAATAGCTACTTTTATCTTTATTTTTGGAAAATCTAAAAAAATAACTACAAAATTTTAATCTCTCACGGATTTTATAGCCGAAATCACAGGCTTTTTTTCTTCATCCAAATATACTTTGCCTATCACTCCATATACATCTCTTAACATTTTTTCACAAATCACTTTATTCGCACTTCCTGCATCATAGAGCTTTCCCTCCTCTGTTAATATTACAATATAATCTGCGTACCTTGCCGCTAAGTTTACATCATGTAAAATAGCAATAATATCAATCCCTTTTTCTTTTACCAATTTTTTTAACAAAAAACAAAGTTCCAACTGTTTTTGTAAATCAAGAGAATTGGTCGGCTCATCCAATAAAATAATTTTGGGATTTCTGACTAGAGTCTGAGCAATGAAAACAAGTTTTTTTTGTCCTCCACTCAAATGATTGAATACATTCCCTGCTAATTCTTCTATGTTTAAATCTCGAAGTACCTCCATTGCAATTTTTAAATCTTCTTCAGAAACTTTTGATTTTAACTCCGGCAATCTTCCTAATAAAACAATTTCCAATACGGTTAAGGTTGAAATATCCAAATCCATTTGAGGCAAATAAGACATCCATTCTATTTTTTTCTCGAATGCCATATTCCCGATATCACAGTCTCCATATAAAATATCTCCTGTATAATCCAACAAACCGAAGATTGATTTTATCAATGTGGATTTTCCGGCTCCATTTGGTCCAAGAATGACATTCAATCCCTTTTGAAATTCCACAGAAAAATTATGAAAAATATTTTTTCCACCCTTCCTATACGCAAAGTTTAAATCTTGTACTTTTAACATTATAAACTCCTCATTTTTCCAAAAATAATTGCTATAAAAAATGGAATTCCTATAACGGAAGTGACCAATCCGATGGGTAAAATGACTCCGGGAATAATGAGCTTACTCAATAAAAAAGAACAAGATAAGATAACAGCTCCTAGTAAGGCAGAAAGCGGCATGAAAAATCGCTGATCTTCTCCTACAAATTGTCTTGAAATATGAGGAGCTACCAAACCGACAAAGCCTATAGTTCCAACAAAACTAACAGATACTGCAGATAATAAAGAGACTATTAAAATGGTCCTTCTTCTCAATTGTTGAACAGGAACCCCTATACTCCTCGCTTTGTTATCATCCAGTGTCATTGCCGTCAGCTTCCAAGCGTTTCGATACAACACAATGGAAGTAAAAAGTAAGACCCAAAAAACAAAATAAAATTTATTCCACGTTGTTTTTAATAAACTGCCAAATGTCCAGAAAATTAAACTTTGTAACTTATCTTCTTCCGCAATATATTGTAAAATCATAGTTAAAGAAGAAAAGAGAAAATTTAAGGCAATCCCAAATAAAATAATTGCCGTTTTACTTATTCTTTTTTGAAAAGAAAACACATAGATCCCTAAAGAGACTAATACTGTAAAGAAAAAAGCATTTCCCGTCACTGCTAGAGTATCCGGCAGAAAGAAGACGTTACTGTTTAAAAGCAATCCCATAGCCGCTCCAAAAGAAGCTGCAGAAGTAATTCCCAAGGTATAAGGACTGGCAATAGGATTTCTAAGAATGCTTTGAATTTCGCAGCCTCCTACTCCTAAGGAGGCTCCGACAACAACTGCCATCAATGCCATAGGCATTCTAACCTGCTTCACAATCATAACATGATTTCCTCTTCCCTCATTCCTGAAAATTATTTCCAGAATTTCTAAAATAGTAATGTGAGAAGAACCAACAGAAACATTTAATAAAATTAAAAATAATAGAATTAGAAATAGAAAAAATAGTATCCGCATTCTTTTTCTTATCATCTTCCGATAAATTTGACTTCCTTGCTGCATCTTTCCTCCTAGCAGTTAAAATACGGGACAGTAAATATCTCACATTTTAAAAATTATTTTTCAGCATCTTTTAATTCATAAAACCAGGTACTTATACTACTATCCAACAACATAAATTTCTTAAAAAACTCATCTAATATTTTTTCCGGTTGAACATCTTTAAAATCCTCCGGATATAAAATCTTTGCTATTTTTAAAGACGGATAAAAAGCATAAATAGATCTATTAGTAGAATGAGCAAATTCATAAATTCTTTTTTTCTTAACCGCATTTAGATTTTTCCAACCATTTCTATGAACAATATCAAACTTAAATTGTTTTTTAGGACTTACTTTGCTAAGCCATCCATCATTGACTCCACTTATAATAATAAAATCCGGATTGCTTTCTAAAATATATTCAGGATCCAATTTATTTCCACTTCCTTTTCCTGCCGGAGTATTTATCAATAATTTATCCGCTATATTTTCTCCACCTGCAAGTTTAATAAGCATCCCCCAACCCGTTTTACTTGTAGAAGTAGAGCCTATGATTTCGGAATATCCTGATTTTTCATAATATACTGTTGGCTTTTTTGTTTTTTCCTGTACTTTTTTAGAAGCAATCAGTGAATATTGTTTTTCTATAAAATCACTCACTTCTTTTGCTTTTCTTTCTTCTTGAAAAATTTGCCCTAAAATTTTCATAGTTTGTGGAATAGATTTCTCCAATTGTTTTCCCGGAACATCGATTAAAACAATCTGAATTCCTGCATTTTTTAATATTTCTTCAATTTCAAGAGCATATTTATGAGCAGCCATGGCAGAATTTACAATCAAAACATCCGGCTGCATAGATAAAATCATTTCCAAATCAAAAGGTGCATTATGATCTGAAATTTGACCCGTATGTGTCATATAATTTCCGACAATAGGTGTATATAGCTTTGCATATTTATGCAGTCCACGTCCCCCGTCCTGCCCGGAACCGACCAACATGGAAAAAGCTTCTTTTCCTTTTAAAGGAATAATATAGTCAATCACATCCATGGTGCTAATGGCATAAGAAGAAATAGGTAGACCTAATTCCACTTTTCTCCCTTTTGCATCTGTAATCATAATCTTTTTAGTAACGGCCTTTTTTTTAGGCATTGCTTCTGCTTTAATCGGGATCATCATTTCTTGTAATTCTTTCTCTTTTATAGAATAATGATACTCTTTTAAATCCAGTCCTGATTTTTGTAAAGCATCCGCTACCGCTTCAATAATGGCATTACTGGTAATTGTTGCTCCTGAAACGGTATCTACATTTAAAGATTGTTGTTTGACAATCCATTCCGGAATTTTCTTTTCTGCAACATCTCCAATTCCCTTTGTCTCCTGTGTTTTTCCAATATGAATGGCCTGAATTTTGTTATCTTTTCCAAGATTGACTTTAACGGATATATTTCCATGATACCCCTTTGCTGTTCCTTCATACTCCTTTGCAAAAGTAGTAGAAAAAAGAAATATAAAAATAACTGTCATGAAAAAGAAAAATTTTTTTAATATTTTCATTCGTTCCCTCCTATCGTTTTATATTTACATTTTTATATTATTTATAAAGCATTTTAGTTTAAAATAGAACATTTATATAACTATATGATAGCACGTTTTCCAAAAAATATCCATCGAAAACTAAAAAAAAAGAGGGATTTCAGAGATTGTATTTCTAAAATCTCTAAAATCCCTTTGAACATTTCATTAGAAAATAACTCTTAGCCCTAAGCCTGCTCTCTTATTCTTTCCTTTGCTATCATATCCGATATTTGCTGTAATTCCATATCTTTCATTCTCCAATCCAAGATTTAAATCCGTACTTAGACTTCCTCTTCGATCTTCTTTTTCTCCTCGGATATGAAACCAGTCCGCATTTGTATAGGCTACTCTTGCTTGGTTCTTTCCCTTTGCAACTCGTCCTAATTCATTGCTATAAGCAACTCCTACTCTTGCTGTCAAAGCTCCCCTTGTGCTTAAATCATGTTTGTATCCTGCTTCCACTCCAATTTCCGGTTTTACGGAATAGTAATCATTCGCTTTCACTTCCAGTCTCACTTCTCCGTTCTTTTCTTTGATCTTTTGGAATCTTCCATACTCTACTTTTAATTCTCCATATGGTTTTACAAAAGTAGATTCACTGGTTCTAAATGTCTTGCTGACTTCGTTTGTTAGCGCAAGTCCATAAGTCCAGTATCTTGATTTGGCATGGAAGATCTCATCCACTACCAAATATCTACGATGCATTCGGTTTCTTCCTACAAACATTTCTCCAGATATGGTCCAGTTCAAACTATTGTTATGATCAAAAGCAGTCGATTTGAAGACTCCCCATTTTGCTTGTAGCATTTCTTCTTTCGATTTTCCAATGTCTTTGAACTTAAATTCATGATGAATCAAACCTGCATACCAACCGGTGGTATTCCCAAGTTGCACCGTTTCCTTTTCATGTAAGTAAGCAACTCCTTTTGCATGCGAGCTATAATCCATGACTCCAGCAGTATCCGTTTTGTATTCTCCTCGCATTCCAAAAGCTTTGATTTTGTTGGAATCTTTTGACTTGGTATCCCATTCTTTCTTGAGATATTTCAATTCTTTGTCTAAGATGGAAGCGGTTGCTTGGATTCTTTGTTGCACATTGGCATATTGATGTCCCATCATTTCATCAAAAGCTTGATACAATAAAACTTCTTCGTTATTTCCGATGCTGTTTAACTTTTGAAATAATTGATTTTCTCTTGTTTCTAATTCTTCTACTCCATATCGTTGTTCCAATCCGTCTGTAAAATTATAGGTATCTTGATTTTTCGCCCATTCTGTATAAGGAATTTTTGCCATATATAGATTGGTAACTTTTCCCGTTCCTGGATCCAAAGTAGGAGTCGTTATCCAACCCAATGAACCAGAATAAACATTCCATTTTGATACTCCACTTGATAATATTGCGTTATTATATGGATCTAATATTTTATTATCCTTTATTTGAATATATTTGCTGATTGTACTTGCCGCTGCTTCTGTTCCTATGATTAAATCAGCTTGAGAGGTTAAATGACCCAATCCTGTTATAGATGAAGTGAAATCTTTTCCTGACGTATTTACATATAGTCCTATACTATCTGCCGATACAGAGATTGGATTTCTAGCTGTTGTGCTTACTATTGTTGGTGTTACAACAACTCCTCCTGCTGTGATTGTTGCAGTTGTTGCTCCGGCAGGCGCTTCTATCACTACAGAACCGATTCCTTTAGAAGTTGGTGTTGAATTTAATAGTTTTGTTTCTTCAGAGCCGGAACCTGATACAGTAATGCTTCCATAGTTAGCTATTGTTCCTCCTTTTAATAGAACTCCATTACTTGCCGTTGCTGCAATATTGATTGTTCCATTATTTTCTAGTGTAGAACCTGAACCTAAAACCACTCCATTAACATTGGAAAGTCCACTAGCACCAGTTTTTATGGTTCCGTCATTTATTGCCTTCGCCCCTTCTTCTACATAGATCCCTGTAGTATTACTAGCATTTAAAATAATATCATGCTTGTTTGTAACTATAGTCCCTGTTTTTGCTCCATACATTCCTATACTATATGGACCATTTACATTGATGGTACCTTGATTTTCTACTGTTCCTGTTGTAGGAGCTGTAGTAGCATCTCCTATGTATCCGGCTGCCATACCTACGCCAAATAATTCATTAGTTACATCTGAGGCTCCTACGGTAATGGTAGCAGTGTTTGTTCCTTTTCCACCTTTAACCATATAGATACCTAAGTTGCCAACTCCACTTCCAAAATCAATATTTCCTGAGTTATCCACTATTCCGGAAGCATATATTCCATAGTTACGACCGATAGCCCCACTTGAACTAATATTGGTACTGTTAGTGATATGACTGGTTTCATCACTGGAATAAATAAAGGTTGCATTATTAGATAAAGTTGCACTTCCACCTGTACTTGTAATCGTATTATTCCCTATATTTACAAATCCAAATGAGGTATCTCCTAAGTTAAAAGTGCTTCCTGTACTTGTTATTGTTTGTCCGCTTCCTACCGTATATACTCCCACAGATTCTTTGGATGAACCTGTTGTAATACTTCCTGATACATTGACATTTCCGTTCTTTGAGTACAATCCTATTGAACCATTTCCAACTTTAATGTTTCCACTACTATTTTCTTCAAATCCATACATAGCGACTGAATAATCTCCTACTGTGATATTTCCCATATTTTTTAATGGATTGCTTCCGATTGAGGTTGCGTTGGTATACATAGCCACATTTGGATTGCTCAATGAAGCAGAGTTTCCTAATGTAATGCTTCCTTGGTTTATCGTATCATAGGAAGCACCATTTTGAGCGCGTTTTGCAAACATTCCGACATTCTTATCCCCACTGCTTGTTATATCTGCTGTATTTTCAAATGTTACAGTTCCTGAAATATTTCCCGGTTCATAAGTTAATCCTACGGAATCATCCCCATTTAATACAATTGTTCCTGCATTTTTAAGTCCTGTTGTCGTATTCTTAACTGTTGTTATATTTCCGGCGCTATCTTTTTCTACATCAGAATAGTAAATCGCTGTGGAGGAAGCACCTGTTGTTATATTTCCTGTATTCGAGATTTCTGTATTATTTAATCCATAGATTCCGGATGATGAATTTCCCACAGTTATTTTATTTGCATTGTGAATGATTGCATTTTTTCCATAAATTCCGGCTGAATTTAGTCCTGATAAATCAATAGTTCCATGATTGGTCAATGTTACAACTGCTTTTGTAGTTGTATCATTTTCTTGTGCCATAGCGATTTGACCTGCTTGTGTTCCTGTTATTGTATTGTTATTCGTTATAGCGGAACTTGAAATTTCCATTAAATTATATTCATCATTCGCATTATCTAAGTTTACTGCTTGATTTACATTTAAATGGCTATGGTATAACATAAAGGTTCTGAAGTTACTTCCTGTTATATGAGGTCTTTCACTTGCAGATAATCCACTGAATAAGTTTATTGCAGAAGTATTAGATAACTCCATATTTACTCTTTCTGTTAAGAACAATCTTGAGTCCTGATTCATGGTTAAATTTAAGTTACCTAATGTACTTGTTCCTCCATTTCCATAGCTACTTCTTGCCCAAGTTGCTATATTGGTTGGATTTAATGGAGTATAGCTACTAATTGTTCCTAATGTTCCTCCACCTGTATAATAGAAAGCGGTTCCTCTTTTTATGGTATCTGTTGACCCTTGTACTGTTGCATTTACCGGTCCTTTTAATAAAATGCTTCCGGTTGGGATATAAAATAGTAAAGCTCCTTTATTCGTTCCTGTTCCTGTTACTACTGTACTTGTTCCTCCATTGTTTCCAATCGAGATTGTTCCTCCAGCTGTAAAGAAGTTTACTCCACTATCATAAGCAGAAATGTTTGCAGAATCTATTGCTAAGTTCCCTGCTGAATATACTCCAACTGAGTTTTCTCCTGCTATATCTGCTGTTACATCCAAATTATTTCCAGTTAATGATGAGCCTGAAGTAACTACTAATGCTGCTGAACCTCTATTACTATTTGCGCCAGAAGATGTTCCATGTATTCCTGATGTTCCGTTTACTGTTAATGTTCCTCCTATTGCATTGACACTAGAATTTCCATCTACAATGAGACCATAAGCTGCATCTCCACTCACTGTAGTAGCTCCACTATATGCTAATGAACCATTATTATTTACATATACTCCGCTTGCTTCATTTCCTGATACATCTATTTTTGCGCCAGAGGCAATAGTACTATTACTTCCTCCAGCTAAATAATATCCTGTACTTTTATTTCCTGTCAATGTTACTGTACCAGAACTTACATTAATATTTGAAGCACTTGCTCCATAGTTTCCTATTGTTTCATTTCCTGTTAAAGTAATATCTCCACTATTATTTATTGTACTGTTTCCGATTGAATAAGTTCCAATTCCATATTGGCCATTGACTACTATATTTCCATTATTGGTGACTGTACCAGTATTTGCTATCGCTCCTATACTACGTGTAGCTGTAGTAGAAGCTCCAAGAGTTATAGTTCCACTATTTGTAATATTCCCATTATTGATTGCATACACTCCTACATTTCCGCTTCCATGAGTCAAAGTAATATTTCCAGTATTCGTCACGGTTCCTGCTGAGTATACACCGAAGTTGGAGCCGGTACTTCCTGTTGAAGTGATTGCTGTTGCATTTGTTATATTTCCTGTTGTATCACTTGAATAAATAAATACTCCATTGCCTGTTAATGTCGCTACTCCTCCTGCTATATTTAAAGTATTTCCACTACCTGTGTTAACAAATCCATAAGAAGTAGCCCCAATATTATATTTAGCATTTCTACTTGTTATAGTTTGTCCACTTCCTGTTGTAAACACTGCCGTTGCTTTGGTATCTCCCACTGTAATTGTTGGATTGGTACTAGCACTTCCAATATCTACACTTCCTCCTTGGGAATATAGGGCTATACCA containing:
- a CDS encoding ABC transporter ATP-binding protein; its protein translation is MLKVQDLNFAYRKGGKNIFHNFSVEFQKGLNVILGPNGAGKSTLIKSIFGLLDYTGDILYGDCDIGNMAFEKKIEWMSYLPQMDLDISTLTVLEIVLLGRLPELKSKVSEEDLKIAMEVLRDLNIEELAGNVFNHLSGGQKKLVFIAQTLVRNPKIILLDEPTNSLDLQKQLELCFLLKKLVKEKGIDIIAILHDVNLAARYADYIVILTEEGKLYDAGSANKVICEKMLRDVYGVIGKVYLDEEKKPVISAIKSVRD
- a CDS encoding ABC transporter substrate-binding protein, whose amino-acid sequence is MKILKKFFFFMTVIFIFLFSTTFAKEYEGTAKGYHGNISVKVNLGKDNKIQAIHIGKTQETKGIGDVAEKKIPEWIVKQQSLNVDTVSGATITSNAIIEAVADALQKSGLDLKEYHYSIKEKELQEMMIPIKAEAMPKKKAVTKKIMITDAKGRKVELGLPISSYAISTMDVIDYIIPLKGKEAFSMLVGSGQDGGRGLHKYAKLYTPIVGNYMTHTGQISDHNAPFDLEMILSMQPDVLIVNSAMAAHKYALEIEEILKNAGIQIVLIDVPGKQLEKSIPQTMKILGQIFQEERKAKEVSDFIEKQYSLIASKKVQEKTKKPTVYYEKSGYSEIIGSTSTSKTGWGMLIKLAGGENIADKLLINTPAGKGSGNKLDPEYILESNPDFIIISGVNDGWLSKVSPKKQFKFDIVHRNGWKNLNAVKKKRIYEFAHSTNRSIYAFYPSLKIAKILYPEDFKDVQPEKILDEFFKKFMLLDSSISTWFYELKDAEK
- a CDS encoding iron ABC transporter permease produces the protein MQQGSQIYRKMIRKRMRILFFLFLILLFLILLNVSVGSSHITILEILEIIFRNEGRGNHVMIVKQVRMPMALMAVVVGASLGVGGCEIQSILRNPIASPYTLGITSAASFGAAMGLLLNSNVFFLPDTLAVTGNAFFFTVLVSLGIYVFSFQKRISKTAIILFGIALNFLFSSLTMILQYIAEEDKLQSLIFWTFGSLLKTTWNKFYFVFWVLLFTSIVLYRNAWKLTAMTLDDNKARSIGVPVQQLRRRTILIVSLLSAVSVSFVGTIGFVGLVAPHISRQFVGEDQRFFMPLSALLGAVILSCSFLLSKLIIPGVILPIGLVTSVIGIPFFIAIIFGKMRSL
- a CDS encoding MATE family efflux transporter, which encodes MSLSHNFLEQESIGKLLWKFSLPAVVGMIVNALYNVVDRIYIGHIEKVGHLAITGVGVIFPVMLLSFAFALLVGLGSSANISLHLGKKERDRAEQFLGNSLVLGSIFSLVFMILIFLVMKKVIYFVGGSDLSYPYAKQYLEIVAIGFLPTTLSYILNSAIRSDGNPKMAMLTLLIGTFVNVILDPIFIFTLHMGVRGAALATVLSQIVSFLWTIYYFTSSKSVMKLKKKNIRLHCDLSKKVIALGSSSFGVQVGVSAINYIMNVILRQYGGDLSIGAMAIIQSIMSLLLMPIFGINQGVQPILGYNYGARRYDRVKEALFKGIGAASVICIVGFLSIELFSQYWIVLFTKEESLLQLAEYGLRRQVLVFPIVGFQIVSSIYFQAVGKPKLSFLISMSRQILVLIPCLFFLSSIWGLNGVWYASPLSDFIATIVTFILIKRELKHLEYLKSEKEREETLK
- a CDS encoding ClC family H(+)/Cl(-) exchange transporter is translated as MSKQVLNVEENLNHIQNSNGKLYFLCLMVGLITGIIVSFYRYALHIFNVLRETFVSPSTLTNYPFLIKLWIGFLVIGFFIDFLYRKYPRTSGSGIPQVKGIILGTVHYKHWFAQLAAKFVGGLFGIGAGLSLGREGPSVQLGSYVASGIAKGFRCNRVDENYLITSGASAGLAGAFGAPLAGVMFSLEELHKFLTAKLIICIFVASIASDFIGRRFFGIDTAFSMLVSYPRDINPYLQFALYILFGILIAFFGKLFTTTLVKTQNIFQGIRISRWMKVVFVMSTSFLLCLVLPEVTGGGHELVESLPQLQQGILFLFFVFLIKLLFTSLSYATGFAGGIFLPMLVLGAILGKIFALLLLHFFPFDPNIIVHFMVLGMVGYFVSVVRAPITGAVLILEMTGSFDHLLALVTVSVVAFYVTALLKLSPVYDILYERMPKDDFEETHEVESMGKTLIVVPVAAESYLDGKKISEVEWGEEVLVVALRRNETEKIPKGDSIMRSGDNIVLLLPESIVAEVKETLLQKGIE
- the dapF gene encoding diaminopimelate epimerase; amino-acid sequence: MKFWKMEAAGNDFVIFDGRNRKIREINKLAKKLCDRHFGIGADGILFCESSSIADMKMNYYNSDGSRGEMCGNGIRCLSRYMYENEIVGKTTMTIETDNGVKEIVLTIDEKNQVSSVQVKMGKAEWEKEFQEERVEIEGREFVFYRVTVGVPHIAILVEDFMKDEELNYWGSRLEKHPLFPKKTNVNFVKLLNAKEVQIKTWERGAGRTLGCSTGCSSCGVILQHLQKISGEAHFYTEGGDVFVEVKDDVVMIYGKANFVFVGDIDV